In Gammaproteobacteria bacterium, one DNA window encodes the following:
- a CDS encoding ATP-binding cassette domain-containing protein, with protein MPSVETPVIETHHLSKQVAGPEGELVILREVDLAVRAGEALAIVGASGTGKSTLLGLLAGLDTASAGRVNLFGRDLSAFDEDGRAALRAGRVGFVFQSFQLLPGLTALENVMLPLELNGASGRAEATARDSLARVGLTARARHYPHQLSGGEQQRVAIARAFAPQPRVLFADEPTGNLDQNTGRKVIELLFSLRDEHAAALVMVTHDTDLTAWCDRRQRLAEGRLGPADHGG; from the coding sequence ATTCCCTCCGTCGAAACGCCTGTTATTGAAACGCACCATTTAAGCAAGCAGGTTGCCGGCCCGGAAGGCGAGCTGGTAATTCTGCGCGAGGTCGATCTCGCCGTGCGCGCAGGCGAGGCGCTGGCGATTGTCGGCGCCTCGGGCACGGGCAAGTCCACATTGCTCGGTCTGCTGGCGGGGCTGGATACGGCTAGCGCCGGCCGCGTAAACCTGTTTGGCCGGGACTTGAGTGCTTTCGACGAGGATGGCCGCGCTGCGTTGCGGGCAGGGCGGGTCGGATTCGTGTTCCAGTCGTTTCAGTTGTTGCCCGGTCTGACCGCGCTGGAAAACGTCATGCTGCCGCTAGAGTTAAACGGCGCCAGCGGGCGGGCGGAGGCGACCGCGCGCGACAGTCTGGCGAGAGTCGGCCTGACGGCGCGCGCGCGGCATTATCCACATCAGTTGTCCGGTGGGGAGCAACAGCGGGTTGCGATTGCCCGCGCGTTCGCGCCGCAGCCGCGGGTATTGTTCGCGGACGAGCCCACCGGCAATCTCGATCAAAATACCGGACGCAAGGTTATCGAGCTGCTGTTTTCCCTGCGTGACGAACATGCCGCCGCGCTGGTAATGGTGACCCACGACACCGACCTCACCGCGTGGTGTGATCGGCGTCAGCGGCTGGCCGAGGGACGCCTGGGGCCCGCCGATCATGGCGGCTGA
- a CDS encoding arylesterase encodes MKKHSLKPALAVLLYLSLWQSAVAAMPPTILVMGDSLSAAYGIDSGRGWVSLLARRIDERGHDFRVVNASISGETSEGGLSRLPDALNQYTPALVIIELGANDGLRGINPTVLRSNLERMIKLSQRHDAKVLLTGVQIPANYGEAFRERYYAVYEGVARDTGTPLVPFLLAGVAQVPAYMQPDGLHPTAKAQPMILDNVWPKLKPLIEGVPAP; translated from the coding sequence ATGAAGAAACATTCGCTGAAGCCTGCGTTGGCCGTACTGTTATATCTGAGTCTGTGGCAGTCCGCGGTCGCCGCGATGCCGCCCACCATCCTGGTGATGGGCGACAGCCTGAGCGCGGCTTACGGTATCGATAGCGGACGCGGCTGGGTGAGTCTTCTGGCGCGGCGGATCGACGAACGCGGCCACGACTTCCGCGTAGTCAACGCCAGTATCTCCGGCGAAACCAGCGAGGGCGGGCTCTCGCGGCTGCCCGACGCGCTGAACCAGTACACGCCAGCGCTGGTTATTATCGAACTGGGCGCCAACGACGGCTTGCGCGGCATTAACCCCACGGTGCTGCGCTCCAATCTCGAGCGCATGATCAAGCTGAGCCAGCGCCATGACGCGAAAGTGCTGCTGACCGGCGTGCAGATCCCCGCCAATTACGGCGAGGCTTTTCGCGAACGCTATTACGCAGTTTACGAGGGCGTCGCGCGCGACACCGGCACACCGCTGGTGCCGTTCCTGCTAGCCGGCGTCGCGCAGGTCCCTGCGTATATGCAACCGGACGGGCTGCATCCCACCGCGAAAGCGCAACCGATGATTCTCGATAACGTATGGCCGAAGCTCAAGCCGCTGATCGAGGGCGTACCTGCCCCGTAG
- a CDS encoding HAD family hydrolase → MIRCITFDLDDTLWACGPVILRAEQALYDWLREHYPRICETRSIEDMRAHRAALLKSRTDLRHDMTALRRHWIAQLADEAGYGREMVEPAVAHFRHHRNQVTFFDAARPLLKRLRERYTVGAITNGNAQVERIGADHLFDFIVYAADAGVAKPDARIFRAALARAQAEPAVAVHVGDDPDNDVLGAARAGMRTVWYNPTMSPWPGGRPPDAVIGALHDLLDVLARWSVKQSDRQAGAKF, encoded by the coding sequence ATGATCCGCTGCATCACCTTCGATCTAGACGATACCTTGTGGGCCTGCGGCCCGGTGATCCTGCGCGCCGAGCAGGCGTTGTACGACTGGCTGCGCGAACACTATCCGCGGATCTGCGAGACGCGCTCGATCGAAGACATGCGCGCGCATCGCGCGGCGCTGCTCAAGTCGCGCACGGACCTGCGGCACGACATGACCGCGCTGCGGCGTCACTGGATCGCGCAACTGGCGGACGAGGCCGGTTACGGACGTGAGATGGTGGAACCAGCGGTGGCGCATTTCCGCCACCATCGCAACCAGGTGACCTTTTTCGACGCCGCCCGGCCGTTGCTCAAGCGGCTGAGAGAACGTTACACGGTGGGCGCCATCACCAACGGCAACGCGCAGGTCGAACGCATCGGGGCCGATCATTTATTTGATTTTATCGTGTACGCGGCGGACGCCGGCGTGGCGAAACCGGACGCGCGTATTTTTCGTGCGGCGCTTGCGCGCGCGCAGGCCGAACCCGCGGTCGCCGTACACGTGGGCGATGATCCCGACAACGACGTGCTGGGCGCGGCGCGCGCCGGCATGCGCACCGTCTGGTACAACCCGACGATGTCGCCCTGGCCCGGTGGCCGGCCACCGGATGCGGTGATCGGTGCGCTCCATGACCTGCTCGATGTGCTCGCGCGCTGGTCGGTTAAGCAAAGCGATCGGCAAGCTGGCGCTAAGTTTTGA